The proteins below come from a single Streptomyces sp. M92 genomic window:
- a CDS encoding ADP-ribosylglycohydrolase family protein — MTAHSTFEGRLDRALSSLRGLSVGDALGSQFFVPANYPLLKDRALPPGTWQWTDDTEMACSVVSVLATHHRIDQDALALSFAHHHDFDRGYGPAVNRLLRLVREGGDWRELAAALFNGQGSWGNGAAMRIAPLGAWYADDPEQATHQAEISAYPTHQHREAVVGAMAVAAAAALAADPGGPPTAHALLDGVIALVPKSAVGAGLRRARDMLDYGDAATVAAVLGCGRRTTAHDTVPFALWSAARALGDYERAFWTTAQVGGDVDTTCAIVGGVVAAGEAGAPPAGWAERVEALPGWMATTA, encoded by the coding sequence ATGACCGCTCATTCAACCTTCGAGGGGCGCCTGGACCGCGCCCTCTCCAGCCTGCGCGGACTGTCGGTGGGAGACGCGCTCGGCTCACAGTTCTTCGTGCCCGCGAACTACCCGCTGCTCAAGGACCGTGCGTTGCCGCCCGGCACCTGGCAGTGGACGGACGACACGGAAATGGCCTGTTCCGTGGTCTCCGTCCTGGCCACCCACCACCGCATCGACCAGGACGCGCTGGCCCTCTCCTTCGCCCACCACCACGACTTCGACCGCGGCTACGGCCCCGCGGTCAACCGGCTGCTGCGCCTGGTCCGTGAGGGCGGCGACTGGCGGGAGCTCGCCGCCGCGCTGTTCAACGGCCAGGGATCCTGGGGCAACGGTGCGGCGATGCGCATCGCCCCGCTGGGTGCCTGGTACGCGGACGACCCGGAACAGGCCACCCATCAGGCGGAGATCTCCGCCTACCCCACGCACCAGCACCGTGAGGCGGTGGTCGGCGCCATGGCGGTCGCCGCCGCTGCCGCGCTGGCCGCGGACCCCGGCGGGCCTCCCACCGCGCACGCGCTTCTGGACGGCGTGATCGCGCTGGTGCCGAAGAGCGCGGTCGGGGCCGGGTTGCGACGGGCCCGGGACATGCTCGACTACGGCGACGCCGCGACGGTCGCGGCCGTGCTGGGCTGCGGCAGGCGTACCACCGCCCACGACACCGTTCCCTTCGCTCTCTGGTCGGCCGCGCGGGCCCTCGGGGACTACGAGCGAGCCTTCTGGACGACCGCCCAGGTCGGCGGGGACGTGGACACCACGTGCGCCATCGTGGGCGGCGTGGTCGCCGCGGGCGAGGCGGGTGCGCCGCCGGCCGGCTGGGCGGAGCGGGTCGAGGCTCTGCCCGGGTGGATGGCCACGACCGCATAG
- a CDS encoding tyrosine-type recombinase/integrase has product MPSLPWFVVDAAGREVEPVSRYLRDRMLGDASPETCRSYAYDLLRWFRVLWALDVGWEQVTEAEAVALVGWLRHARNPQRQRRRPGSPQPGTVNPKTGKPRLRAGYAPATIAHNLTVVHGFYAFHMHFGRGPVLNPVPENHARRAALSHRSPLETRAEHRRGRLRPKLTARQPRAMSDPQWNELFAQMGCTRDRALLACYVSSGARASELLGVELGDVDWTKGQLWVITKGTRARQPVPASPEALAHLAAYLDEAGLPADGALIWRTRRGKPRPLTYWAARRIIQRAVEKLDSNWTLHDLRHTAATRMARDPKLTLVEVQTILRHAHISTTELYTVVGLDDLVDKLAAHYSRPVQPTSWPTQYAADDIEAVFGGGQ; this is encoded by the coding sequence ATGCCATCGCTGCCGTGGTTCGTGGTCGATGCCGCCGGCCGGGAGGTCGAGCCGGTCAGCCGGTACCTGCGGGACCGGATGCTGGGCGACGCCAGCCCCGAGACCTGCCGGAGCTACGCGTACGACCTGCTGCGCTGGTTCCGAGTCCTGTGGGCCCTGGACGTCGGGTGGGAACAGGTCACCGAGGCGGAAGCCGTCGCCCTGGTGGGCTGGCTCCGCCACGCCCGCAACCCGCAGCGGCAGCGCCGGCGCCCCGGCAGTCCCCAGCCCGGAACGGTGAACCCGAAGACCGGAAAGCCCAGGCTGCGGGCCGGATATGCACCGGCGACCATCGCCCACAACCTGACCGTGGTCCACGGCTTCTACGCCTTCCACATGCACTTCGGCCGCGGACCGGTGCTCAACCCCGTCCCGGAGAACCACGCTCGCCGTGCCGCGCTGTCCCACCGGTCGCCCCTGGAAACCCGGGCCGAGCACCGGCGGGGCCGATTGCGGCCGAAGCTGACCGCCCGGCAGCCGCGCGCCATGTCCGACCCGCAGTGGAACGAGCTGTTCGCGCAAATGGGATGCACCCGGGACCGGGCTCTGCTGGCCTGTTACGTCTCCTCCGGCGCCCGCGCCTCGGAACTGCTGGGCGTCGAACTCGGCGACGTCGACTGGACCAAGGGCCAGCTCTGGGTGATCACCAAAGGCACCCGGGCCCGGCAGCCCGTCCCGGCCTCCCCGGAGGCCCTGGCCCACCTCGCCGCCTACCTGGACGAGGCGGGACTGCCAGCGGACGGAGCCCTCATCTGGCGGACCCGGCGAGGTAAACCCCGGCCGCTGACCTACTGGGCGGCCCGACGGATCATCCAGCGGGCCGTCGAGAAGCTCGACTCGAACTGGACCCTGCACGACCTGCGGCACACGGCCGCCACCCGCATGGCCCGGGACCCGAAACTCACGCTCGTGGAAGTACAGACGATCTTGCGACACGCCCATATCAGCACCACCGAGCTTTACACGGTTGTCGGCCTGGACGACCTGGTCGACAAGCTTGCCGCCCACTACTCCCGGCCCGTTCAGCCGACGTCATGGCCGACCCAGTACGCTGCGGACGACATCGAGGCGGTGTTCGGTGGCGGGCAGTAA
- a CDS encoding transposase, translating to MPAQRRYPAEVMERAVRMVLDIRTQDPDRVGVVGTVGDLMKIHPEVLRHWVKKAEARREPTVEVPADDRLRQLEVEVRDLRRANAVLKAATLTFISELEVAQPH from the coding sequence ATGCCCGCTCAGCGCAGGTACCCGGCCGAGGTCATGGAGCGCGCCGTTCGTATGGTGCTCGACATCCGTACACAGGACCCGGACCGTGTTGGCGTAGTAGGTACCGTCGGTGACCTCATGAAGATCCACCCTGAGGTACTGCGGCATTGGGTTAAGAAGGCCGAGGCCCGTCGTGAACCTACGGTTGAAGTTCCGGCTGACGATCGGCTGCGCCAGCTGGAAGTTGAAGTCCGGGACCTGCGCCGGGCCAATGCAGTTCTCAAGGCAGCCACACTGACATTCATCTCAGAGCTTGAGGTTGCCCAGCCCCACTGA
- a CDS encoding RecQ family ATP-dependent DNA helicase, whose product MEHTSNADLRTAADAVLARLVGDASESARLRDDQWRAIEALVAEGRRALVVQRTGWGKSAVYFVATALLRERGAGPTVIVSPLLALMRNQVEAAARAGIRARTINSSNTEDWDAIQDEIAAGEVDVLLVSPERLNNPDFRDQVLPKLSAATGLLVVDEAHCISDWGHDFRPDYRRLRTMLTDLPPGVPVLATTATANARVTADVAEQLGTGGTSDALVLRGPLDRESLSLGVLRLSDAAHRMAWLADHLDRLPGSGIIYTLTVAAAEEVTAFLRHRGHTVASYTGKTENADRQQAEDDLLANRVKALVATSALGMGFDKPDLGFVVHLGSPSSPIAYYQQVGRAGRGVKHAEVLLLPGKEDEAIWEYFASLAFPSEDLVRRTLDILGGAERPLSLPALEPLVELRRSRLETMLKVLDVDGAVKRVKGGWIATGQPWAYDSERYDWVARQRKAEQQAMRDYASTSECRMEFLQRQLDDEGAKPCGHCDNCAGPRFTADTSAGSLDAARVDLGRAGVEVEPRRMWPTGLPAIGVDLKGRIPAGEQASTGRALGRLSDIGWGNRLRPMLSAQAPDGPVPDDVAQAVVTVLADWAKGPGGWAPGAADGRPRPAGVVTIASRTRPQLIHSLGARIAQVGRLPLLGSVEYTGEAPAASRSNSAQRLKVLDGALTVPPALAATLDGLDGPVLLVDDCTETGWTLAVAARLLRRAGAREVLPLVLAVQG is encoded by the coding sequence ATGGAGCACACGAGCAACGCGGATCTCCGGACAGCCGCCGACGCGGTCCTCGCCCGCCTCGTCGGGGACGCGTCCGAAAGCGCCCGACTGCGGGACGACCAGTGGCGGGCGATCGAGGCACTGGTCGCCGAGGGGCGCCGGGCCCTGGTCGTCCAGCGCACGGGGTGGGGCAAGTCGGCGGTCTATTTCGTGGCGACCGCCCTGCTGCGCGAGCGCGGAGCGGGCCCCACCGTGATCGTCTCCCCGCTGCTCGCGCTGATGCGCAACCAGGTCGAGGCGGCGGCGCGGGCCGGCATTCGCGCCCGGACGATCAACTCCTCCAACACCGAGGACTGGGACGCGATCCAGGACGAGATCGCCGCCGGTGAGGTCGACGTGCTGCTGGTGAGTCCCGAGCGGCTCAACAACCCGGACTTCCGTGACCAGGTGCTGCCCAAGCTCTCCGCCGCGACCGGACTGCTCGTGGTGGACGAGGCCCACTGCATCTCCGACTGGGGCCACGACTTCCGTCCGGACTACCGGCGACTGCGCACGATGCTCACCGACCTCCCGCCCGGCGTACCGGTCCTGGCCACCACTGCCACGGCCAACGCCCGGGTGACCGCCGACGTGGCGGAGCAGCTCGGCACCGGGGGCACCTCGGACGCGCTGGTGCTGCGCGGACCACTGGACCGGGAGAGCCTCAGCCTCGGCGTGCTGCGGCTCTCCGACGCCGCGCACCGGATGGCATGGCTCGCCGACCACCTCGACCGGCTCCCGGGCTCCGGGATCATCTACACGCTCACCGTGGCCGCCGCCGAGGAGGTCACCGCCTTCCTCCGGCACCGCGGCCACACCGTCGCCTCCTACACCGGCAAGACCGAGAACGCGGACCGGCAGCAGGCCGAGGACGATCTGCTCGCCAACCGGGTCAAGGCACTGGTCGCCACGTCGGCGCTGGGCATGGGCTTCGACAAGCCCGACCTGGGGTTCGTGGTGCACCTGGGCTCCCCTTCCTCGCCCATCGCCTACTACCAGCAGGTCGGCCGTGCCGGACGCGGTGTCAAGCATGCCGAGGTGCTCCTCCTGCCGGGCAAGGAGGACGAGGCGATCTGGGAGTACTTCGCCTCGCTGGCCTTCCCGTCGGAGGACCTGGTGCGCCGCACCCTCGACATCCTCGGGGGCGCCGAGCGGCCGCTCTCCCTGCCCGCCCTGGAGCCGTTGGTGGAGCTGCGCCGCTCCCGCCTGGAGACCATGCTCAAGGTCCTCGACGTGGACGGCGCGGTGAAGCGGGTCAAGGGCGGCTGGATCGCGACCGGGCAGCCGTGGGCGTACGACTCCGAGCGGTACGACTGGGTGGCGCGGCAGCGCAAGGCCGAGCAGCAGGCGATGCGCGACTACGCCTCGACGAGCGAGTGCCGGATGGAGTTCCTGCAACGCCAGTTGGACGACGAGGGGGCCAAGCCCTGCGGTCACTGCGACAACTGCGCGGGGCCGCGCTTCACCGCGGACACCTCCGCCGGCAGCCTCGACGCCGCGCGGGTCGATCTGGGCCGGGCGGGCGTGGAGGTGGAGCCGCGCCGCATGTGGCCGACCGGTCTGCCGGCGATCGGGGTGGACCTCAAGGGGCGCATTCCGGCCGGGGAACAGGCCTCGACCGGCCGGGCCCTGGGCCGGCTGTCCGACATCGGCTGGGGCAACCGGCTGCGGCCCATGCTCTCGGCGCAGGCGCCGGACGGCCCGGTACCGGACGATGTCGCCCAGGCCGTCGTGACAGTACTGGCCGACTGGGCCAAGGGGCCGGGCGGCTGGGCTCCGGGCGCCGCCGACGGACGGCCCCGGCCGGCGGGTGTGGTGACGATCGCCTCGCGGACCCGGCCTCAGCTGATCCACTCCCTGGGGGCGCGCATCGCCCAGGTCGGGAGGCTGCCGTTGCTCGGTTCGGTCGAGTACACGGGCGAGGCGCCCGCGGCGTCCCGCAGCAACAGCGCGCAGCGGCTCAAGGTACTCGACGGCGCGCTGACGGTGCCGCCGGCGCTCGCCGCCACCCTGGACGGTCTTGACGGCCCGGTTCTGCTCGTGGACGACTGTACTGAGACCGGCTGGACCCTCGCGGTGGCGGCCCGACTACTGCGCCGCGCGGGCGCGCGGGAGGTGTTGCCACTGGTCCTGGCCGTGCAGGGATGA
- a CDS encoding MFS transporter produces the protein MVTTSLIPDRKPGAARREGRPGIALTVIAACQLMVVLDATIVNIALPHIQEALSFSTTDLTWVVSAYTLTFGGLLLLGGRAGDILGRRRVFMTGILLFTFASLLGGFAQEPWQLLAARVLQGVGGAIASPTSLALITTTFPEGPERNRAFGVFAAVSAGGGAIGLLAGGMLTEWLDWRWVLFVNVPIGVLIAVLTPLYINESERHSGRFDIAGAVTSTAGMASLVYGFIRAADEGWRDDLTIGSFAAAVVLLLAFVFIERRAKEPITPLRMFADRNRAGTYVIMLSLAAAMFGMFFYIVLFVQNVLGYTPIEAGLAFLPVTVVIALGAGLSQRFLPVFGPKPFMIAGSTLAAIGLGWQALISSDSSYVGGVLGPMLIFGFGMGLNFVTLTLTAVSGVAQHEAGAASGLLNTSQQVGGSIGLAILTTVFGTASKNEAEKQVPDFLADGSAEQKAEFARTQQLPAPWGHDVLAQGISAAFIPAAAMAVLALATAWLVIRVRKSDLEALSGSAGPGIG, from the coding sequence ATAGTGACAACCTCTCTGATACCGGACCGGAAACCGGGGGCCGCCCGCCGGGAGGGGCGCCCCGGCATCGCGCTCACGGTCATCGCGGCCTGCCAACTCATGGTGGTACTCGACGCGACGATTGTGAACATCGCCCTCCCGCACATTCAAGAAGCGCTCAGCTTCAGCACCACCGACCTCACCTGGGTCGTCAGCGCCTACACGCTCACCTTCGGCGGTCTGCTGCTGCTCGGCGGCCGGGCCGGTGACATTCTCGGCCGGCGCCGGGTCTTCATGACCGGCATCCTGCTGTTCACCTTCGCCTCGCTGCTCGGCGGCTTCGCCCAGGAACCCTGGCAGCTGCTGGCGGCTCGTGTGCTGCAAGGCGTGGGCGGCGCGATCGCGTCGCCCACGTCGCTGGCCCTCATCACCACCACCTTCCCCGAAGGACCGGAACGCAACCGGGCCTTCGGTGTCTTCGCGGCCGTGTCGGCGGGCGGCGGCGCCATCGGTCTGCTGGCGGGCGGCATGCTCACCGAGTGGCTCGACTGGCGATGGGTCCTGTTCGTCAACGTGCCCATCGGCGTACTGATCGCCGTGCTCACCCCGCTGTACATCAACGAGTCCGAACGGCACTCCGGCCGCTTCGACATAGCCGGGGCGGTGACCTCGACGGCGGGTATGGCCTCCCTCGTCTACGGCTTCATCCGCGCCGCGGACGAGGGCTGGCGGGACGACCTGACCATCGGTTCCTTCGCGGCCGCCGTTGTCCTGCTGCTGGCCTTCGTGTTCATCGAGCGGCGGGCCAAGGAGCCGATCACCCCGCTGAGGATGTTCGCCGACCGCAACCGCGCCGGCACGTACGTGATCATGCTGAGCCTGGCCGCGGCGATGTTCGGCATGTTCTTCTACATCGTGCTGTTCGTGCAGAACGTACTGGGCTACACCCCGATCGAAGCCGGCCTGGCCTTCCTGCCGGTCACGGTGGTGATCGCACTGGGTGCGGGCCTGTCCCAGCGGTTCCTGCCGGTCTTCGGCCCCAAGCCCTTCATGATCGCGGGCTCGACGCTCGCCGCGATCGGACTCGGCTGGCAGGCCCTGATCAGCTCCGACAGCTCGTACGTCGGCGGTGTCCTCGGCCCGATGCTGATCTTCGGATTCGGCATGGGGCTGAACTTCGTGACGCTGACACTGACCGCCGTCTCCGGGGTCGCCCAGCACGAGGCGGGCGCCGCGTCCGGTCTGCTCAACACGAGTCAGCAGGTGGGCGGATCGATCGGCCTCGCCATCCTGACGACGGTCTTCGGCACGGCCAGCAAGAACGAGGCGGAGAAGCAGGTGCCGGACTTCCTCGCCGACGGCTCGGCGGAGCAGAAGGCGGAGTTCGCCCGGACACAGCAGCTGCCGGCCCCCTGGGGGCACGACGTGCTGGCGCAGGGCATCTCGGCGGCCTTCATCCCGGCCGCGGCCATGGCAGTCCTCGCCCTCGCCACGGCGTGGCTGGTGATCCGGGTGCGCAAGAGCGACCTGGAGGCCCTGTCCGGCTCCGCCGGTCCGGGGATCGGCTGA
- a CDS encoding TetR/AcrR family transcriptional regulator: MVASHWVAASAQTPPSRRRGAVLERAILDAALEQLGTVGWNGLTMEGVAAGAQTGKAAVYRRWPSKEDLVADALRSGLPRFDTVPDLGSVRDDLLALCRRARDAMFSRPGFALRSVIHECDSVQAERFHAVIFEGVIEPTLAMLREVITRGIERGEVRSDAANAYVFDAIPAMMMYRSKICGSEWTDREIEEMIDRMMVPLLRPDGA, encoded by the coding sequence ATGGTTGCTTCGCACTGGGTGGCCGCCTCCGCCCAGACGCCGCCCTCCCGTCGGCGTGGCGCGGTCCTCGAACGCGCGATCCTCGACGCCGCGCTGGAGCAGCTCGGAACCGTCGGCTGGAACGGCCTCACGATGGAGGGCGTGGCCGCCGGCGCACAGACCGGCAAGGCGGCCGTCTACCGCCGCTGGCCGTCCAAGGAGGATCTCGTCGCGGACGCGCTGCGGTCCGGGCTGCCGCGCTTCGACACGGTGCCGGACCTGGGAAGTGTGCGCGACGACCTGCTGGCGCTCTGTCGCAGAGCGCGCGACGCGATGTTCTCGCGCCCGGGGTTCGCCCTGCGATCAGTTATTCACGAATGCGACAGCGTGCAGGCGGAGCGCTTCCATGCGGTGATCTTCGAGGGCGTGATCGAGCCGACCCTCGCCATGCTCCGCGAGGTCATCACCCGTGGGATAGAGCGGGGTGAAGTCCGGAGTGACGCGGCGAACGCATACGTCTTCGACGCCATCCCGGCAATGATGATGTACCGCTCCAAGATTTGTGGAAGCGAATGGACGGACCGGGAGATCGAGGAAATGATCGACCGGATGATGGTGCCGCTGCTGCGGCCCGACGGCGCCTGA
- a CDS encoding ribonuclease HII: MPYEPPTHTVERSLRATTGAKIIAGVDEVGRGAWAGPVTVCAAVTGLRRPPVGLTDSKLLTIKRRTELAEELRTWVTSHALGHASPEEIDAMGMTAALRLAAVRALEGLPVRPDAVILDGKHDYLGAPWKVRTVIKGDQSCVAVAAASVLAKVQRDKMMAELGIDHADFAFADNAGYPSPVHKAALEERGPTPHHRLSWAYLDALPQWRHLKKVRSWVDGSVPEIEGQLGFDF; this comes from the coding sequence ATGCCCTACGAACCGCCTACCCACACTGTCGAGCGCTCACTCCGCGCTACGACCGGAGCGAAGATCATTGCCGGTGTCGACGAGGTGGGGCGCGGCGCGTGGGCCGGACCGGTCACGGTCTGTGCCGCGGTCACCGGCTTGCGACGGCCCCCGGTGGGCCTCACCGACTCCAAGCTGCTCACCATCAAGCGCCGCACCGAACTCGCCGAGGAACTGCGGACTTGGGTGACGTCTCACGCCCTGGGGCACGCCTCGCCGGAGGAGATCGACGCCATGGGGATGACCGCGGCGCTTCGACTGGCGGCGGTGCGAGCTCTGGAGGGCCTGCCGGTCCGCCCCGACGCCGTCATCCTCGACGGCAAGCACGACTACCTCGGGGCGCCCTGGAAGGTCCGTACGGTGATCAAGGGTGACCAGTCCTGCGTGGCTGTCGCGGCGGCCTCGGTGCTCGCCAAGGTCCAGCGCGACAAAATGATGGCCGAACTGGGCATCGACCATGCAGACTTCGCTTTCGCGGACAACGCCGGGTACCCGTCTCCCGTGCACAAGGCCGCACTGGAGGAGCGGGGGCCCACTCCGCACCACCGGTTGTCGTGGGCGTATCTTGATGCGCTGCCCCAGTGGCGGCACCTCAAGAAGGTCCGCAGTTGGGTGGACGGAAGCGTTCCGGAAATCGAGGGCCAGCTCGGATTCGATTTCTGA
- a CDS encoding tyrosine-type recombinase/integrase, protein MAGSKVGNSLRLKGPTTNRVRRHELDSSVSAGNFAPTAITPAPPPPPAQPPRSLGDFSTVPATEIVAVAAEHFTQGGQEKERWRQRNAMRDFLAHLATFSGATWQERWEASGHDGGRPVGDVAGDDKQLRNRLNRAAGYAFAMRLVRPTLLGFRCNRFFHYAPWFRGVAKDPWLEEFCARADQLPMAQARRSKAKFDVCCALTVFGIDLKDLTPEALMHYAVESRAHGLAGENSESGTYAGTLAWPILHDMGQFPASTPRSFRAAVTRGQISVEEAVDRHQLRNREVRDVLVEYIRRRSAGLDYSTLRGLTNLLVRVFWKQIEEINPDQKDLRLSEETFTSWKEWLLVLPNGKPRLDVDGPLMAVRALYLDLQTWAVAEPERWSKWSAPCPVRDADLRWFHLRRRRLQERMANRTRDRQPLLPVLSQYVNDTWHRLRTMLEAARQVENGEEFTVDGTTWLRVSTKDQRHNRPPIRAVNRTTGELVHLSRDENNAFWQWAVVETLRLAGLRAEELTELTHLSVRQYQRSSGEVVALLVISPSKSDRERVIPMSAELFHVIAQIIRRHRDHHGTVPVCARYDLHEKVWSEELPYLFQTFHGGIQRGMSTTTIWRMIKRACDTLAVTHPQFKGVKFAPHDFRRLFATELVNNGLPIHIGAALLGHLDIRTTRGYVAVFDEDVISQYQQFLARRRAERPKDEYREPSADEWSDFQQHFDKRRVELGSCGRPYGTSCAHEHACIRCPMLSINPKMLFRLDELEQDLVQRRNRAVTEGWQGEIEGIDLTLTFLRGKRTQAQRFQRSETVYLGLPIQRSSTGDRARGY, encoded by the coding sequence GTGGCGGGCAGTAAGGTCGGCAACAGCCTGCGGTTGAAGGGCCCGACAACGAACAGGGTCCGCCGCCACGAACTCGACAGCTCCGTCTCGGCTGGCAACTTTGCGCCGACCGCGATCACCCCCGCGCCGCCTCCGCCCCCGGCCCAGCCGCCCCGCTCTCTCGGCGACTTCAGCACTGTACCGGCCACGGAGATCGTCGCGGTCGCTGCCGAGCACTTCACGCAGGGCGGGCAGGAGAAGGAGCGGTGGAGGCAGCGCAATGCCATGCGGGACTTCCTTGCACACCTCGCCACGTTCTCCGGGGCAACCTGGCAGGAGCGATGGGAGGCGTCCGGACACGATGGGGGACGGCCGGTCGGAGACGTTGCCGGCGACGACAAGCAGCTGCGTAACCGGCTGAACCGCGCTGCCGGTTACGCCTTCGCCATGCGGCTGGTCCGGCCCACCCTGCTGGGGTTCCGCTGCAACCGCTTCTTCCACTACGCGCCCTGGTTCCGCGGCGTCGCGAAGGACCCGTGGCTGGAGGAGTTCTGCGCGCGAGCCGACCAGCTGCCGATGGCACAGGCCCGCCGCAGCAAGGCGAAGTTCGACGTCTGCTGCGCGCTGACCGTCTTCGGCATCGACCTGAAGGACCTGACGCCCGAGGCCCTGATGCACTACGCCGTCGAGTCCCGGGCCCATGGCCTGGCCGGTGAGAACTCGGAATCGGGCACCTACGCCGGAACTCTGGCCTGGCCGATCCTGCACGACATGGGACAGTTCCCCGCCTCCACACCCCGCAGCTTCCGGGCGGCCGTGACCCGCGGGCAGATCTCCGTCGAGGAGGCCGTCGACCGTCACCAGCTGCGCAACCGGGAAGTCCGGGACGTCCTGGTCGAGTACATCCGCCGACGCTCCGCCGGACTGGACTACTCCACGCTGCGCGGGCTGACCAACCTGCTGGTCAGGGTGTTCTGGAAGCAGATCGAGGAGATCAACCCGGACCAGAAGGACCTGCGGCTGTCGGAAGAGACCTTCACCAGCTGGAAGGAATGGCTGCTGGTTCTGCCCAACGGCAAGCCCCGGCTGGACGTCGACGGGCCGCTGATGGCCGTCCGCGCCCTTTACCTGGATCTTCAGACCTGGGCCGTCGCCGAGCCAGAACGCTGGTCGAAGTGGTCCGCCCCCTGTCCGGTCCGAGACGCTGACCTGCGTTGGTTCCACCTGCGGCGCCGTCGGCTGCAAGAGCGCATGGCCAACCGCACCCGCGACCGGCAGCCGCTCCTGCCGGTGCTGTCCCAGTACGTCAACGACACCTGGCACCGACTGCGGACCATGCTTGAAGCCGCCCGGCAGGTCGAGAACGGCGAAGAGTTCACCGTCGACGGGACCACCTGGCTGCGGGTCTCGACCAAGGACCAGCGGCACAACCGCCCGCCGATCCGGGCCGTGAACCGCACCACCGGCGAACTCGTCCACCTGTCCCGGGACGAGAACAATGCCTTCTGGCAGTGGGCCGTCGTCGAGACCCTGCGGCTGGCCGGCCTGCGGGCCGAGGAACTGACCGAGCTGACGCATCTCAGCGTCCGGCAATACCAGCGATCCAGCGGCGAAGTCGTGGCCCTGCTGGTCATCTCCCCGTCCAAGAGTGACCGGGAACGGGTCATTCCCATGTCGGCCGAGCTGTTCCACGTGATCGCGCAGATCATCCGGCGTCACCGTGACCATCACGGCACTGTTCCGGTCTGCGCCCGCTACGACCTGCACGAAAAGGTCTGGAGTGAGGAGCTGCCCTACCTGTTTCAAACGTTCCACGGCGGCATCCAGCGAGGCATGTCCACCACAACCATCTGGCGCATGATCAAACGGGCCTGCGACACACTCGCGGTCACGCACCCGCAGTTCAAGGGGGTGAAGTTCGCGCCCCACGACTTCCGCAGGCTGTTCGCCACAGAGCTGGTGAACAACGGTCTACCCATCCACATTGGGGCCGCCCTGCTCGGACACCTCGACATTCGGACGACCCGCGGTTACGTCGCTGTGTTCGACGAGGACGTGATCAGTCAGTACCAGCAGTTCCTCGCCCGGCGTCGGGCCGAGCGGCCCAAGGACGAATACCGCGAGCCCAGTGCCGACGAGTGGAGCGACTTCCAACAGCATTTCGACAAGCGTCGGGTCGAGCTGGGGTCCTGCGGCCGGCCTTACGGAACGTCCTGCGCGCACGAACATGCCTGCATTCGCTGCCCGATGCTAAGCATCAATCCCAAAATGCTGTTCCGGCTGGATGAGCTGGAGCAGGATCTGGTCCAGCGTCGCAACCGGGCAGTCACGGAGGGCTGGCAGGGCGAGATTGAGGGCATCGACCTGACTCTCACATTTCTGCGTGGAAAGCGGACGCAAGCCCAGCGCTTCCAGCGTAGCGAAACCGTTTACCTGGGGCTTCCTATTCAGAGGTCCTCAACAGGTGATCGGGCACGCGGATATTAG